The genomic stretch CAGTGATACAATTATTGAGATTGGGGGGcgatcatgggagagtcaccatttggattagatgacaccatcacgagccttagttattgttttggtagttgttgccatttggataatttgtttattagattttggagactatgtaacttttataattaccgtacattaataaatgtgtttggactgttgcttttgatatttactaacctcgggcaaccgagatggtaacaacctttcatgctggggtagtcctggtaaggtaccttggtatgagggggtgttacaaagtggtatcagagccgacgattccggcacctaaaacaaatgaacccaatgaacttagggagtctaaataaaatgaacccggggagagttgtttggagctaccgcaaagacttgggagacgtccgaagtcgcattaaggcccttacgatctcaagccggtcacatggggggaaactgttgtatgtttgagttatgtgtgtttgatatctatagtttgaatcttgtgcatggttggacgaaatgatgaaagaagtggaatgtgatagttgttgaaagatgcatcgaggattgttgatgttaaactttgagcatgaatatgttggcatgttaagtgttggaacatggtaaaatatgaaaggtgaattgtgaaattgtatctggttgatattgagcatgaagaatgtgatcatgttacctgtttaatacaatgttgaacatgaagtatggtagtggtacatgtgcatatgaacatgatgattttaatgcttgattgttggtagaagcatgtgattaaggtcatgcgtctatatatgtgaatgtcgtgtttaattttaatgtgagtatgataaaagtCCAACTACGTACTGGTTTTTAGAGGTTTTGAAttgttattgttgccttatgtatgttcaagttgttttggcttaggaaacttgatttgtagaaagaacgattacggaagggttgtcttaaaactgtcataagtcgagttctagaaatgatattgctgtaattctaagtttaggtgatagcttgtcctcttacgattctaacgataggtcacacgcccaaaatgaccaagtaacgagtgagatatgactgttttacgaaaactggacggtgctgagaactgcgccgatactcgaccgagtagtccctactcggccgagtatcgtttatactcgaccgagtattccatattcggccgagtaatatctctgtgataatactgtttagcgtctggagtcgtgaactcggccgagtagtctcatactcgaccgagtaaggtctactcggccgagtattcccaatactcgaccgagtaatccttctgcgacaattgagtttgcttctggagtcgaaaactcgaccgagtaatatagttactcgaccgagtaccttttactcgacctagtatgttatgtactcgctCGAGTACTTCGATgggcggtcattttgagtcggtggttaTGTTCTTgcggttgttttgagtcgtagggtatgtatacatgtatgttttgggtcttaaagtattcttttatatatgtgacggtcttgatacatAAGTTACCAAATGTTATGATATGGAGAATGCCGGGTTATGAGAGAtaagtgttggataaggaagacatgtgttaatgtggttgtgagaaatagtggaaaaaggaaagggaaggtTGATGAGCTAGTCGAGGTAaatagcatgttttgtgagatatggtgaatgttatagtcgtgtgttgagtaatataaatgtaAGAGTATATGGACAGGGTAATGTAAGattaaagaaacgtgagaattaaagattgagatgagggatacgaatagtggcatattgggatgtgtaaggatttatggagggagacggttaggattttGTTGGTTAGGGATATATGTGATGAAAGGTTGttttagagggatggagaagaggggtatatagtgaacttagatagagttatgtcgcggcgtggatttgtagatagtgaccaagtttgggaatttggaatatcaagaggtgagcctagtgtgtaattctttggacaattaacggtatgaggtgtattttggtttctagagatacgaaagggagatacgactaattgaagagtaaccgttagtGTGTGGACTTGTTGGTGACAAAGGTGagtgagaagcaagatgagagatgataaatgataagaagaatgataagatattgatatgaattaatggaattagagttgtggagctatggaaaataaacaGATTACTAAAatttaggtagaaagagaaagaagatgaattattaattggtattattgagtaaaaagggggaaagagtgatggaagtaagttgagagaacgttgaccggagttaaggagcatgaaggtaggaaattatggaaatgtacgatagcctcactagagggtgtgagttgatggtcatataggagagcaggacgacatgttagccgtgggtttcgaggtattaagggaataaggagcttgtagagtgtttgcacgatccgagattttggtggagagttaggtaacgatatgataaaagATAGAATTGGGattaatgttgaggtaaattttgttgatggattggatgtctgttatttgggatgataaccaaggagagaaaacggattgtgatattaagaggtgatagtaagagagtagtcacatgaaggatgttggtgtcatagtattgtcactagtggttgaggatgatgttactttagggaagctagttgtcctaatgaggttgattttgtagagaccagattgatatgtatggttgtgagagagagtaaaatgtggttatatgaggcggttgttagtagttgagtattaatggtatggttacactTGGCaaggggtgatggttatgcgaatgggagaatatgttatgaggggtgtacgagttaagctcgggtgagaagTAACTTTTAACatgtggtaacttacgtgatcaggattgactagttggatgtgattatgggtctatgatgtgtataaatgtttgtgtgaggttctgacctcacgagaagcggtatggtgtgatagtcataaatttgttatatgaatgtttgtgatatatgttgggtacgccaatctaatggaatgaggttaaaaaaggtaataatttgattgatctggcatggatagttaaaatcgtaggtgtattgatgatacatgtatattccgtgaaaaggtatggatgatatgcatgagattcttgtatgtttattccgtataaaatgttgtgttatggtcgagtaaagcagttttgagtaagttttcttgtccggagagttatactgagtcagtgtgtgtgggaattatatgtgggcgtgatgtttatcgatgtggttgttgtgcctcgggtggtgatccggacatggtacttcgtattgtgatgcgggcattttcgcgctgcggtgtggcagttggtggcggtgttgcgatgccgtcaccggttgtggtggagtatacggggtggttacgatttgagtttcgaaagtacagaccagttatgcaaagattgttgttttgttgctgttgtttcttgtgagtttcggttagacatgtagactgttgttttgtttgttgatgtttcttaccagtttcagtttgggaatgagggtagagtatgatatgaaagagagttgtatatgttttcgttgttatcatggtatagtgatattctgttgatgggacacagttgtgataggttgttacagtaattttgatcttgttctagatgaggctttggtagacatggtaatggcaagtgattcgtagaacatatgtggtaatgatctgatatatgcaggtggttcataatcctttgttgagacagtgagtgtagggtgttgggtaattagtgtcgtgttaagttatgtatgagtcttgcggtaatgaaagaaaggaacttgaggatctagtgtgagtgtacgtaacaagtgtggatcgtgagttacgCTTTTGGCGATATGAGTTTTATagagtttatatagagaggtatgtcgagttgcggtaatgtggaagagttagagtgtttgtcatgatcaggattgtgtggtattggttagatggagtgcagaatgagttgaggtatgagaactgtttaagtaagagagccttggatatagtaagtgtttagattataggcgggtatctttcacatgtggtggtgatgaggataatgagaggtatagctaaggatctagtattagtgagttacgaggacgtaacatgtgtcttaagaggagtaggatgcggcaaagagcgtttgagggttgtgcatgtcgtaatattattggacgtagagtgttggtgtagcataaggaatggatgggtacatatagtggttgatagtgttaaaaggccatggctgtgcttgtagtagttcgatgtttaggagtgtgagaatttttcgatagtgttgataaaagtggatgatgatatttatgagttcgagagttctggcagctggatgatgatgacgttgatgagtgtgagtaaacttcgaggacgaagttctttttttaagagtggtagaatgtaaaattccgttttgatggttgatcttcttttgtggattgtcttggtattgagtgctattgagtgttatggaagtgagacaagattggaaacattattttgtggttattcgataatgttatggagtctataccgagaggatatgttatctagtaagcgtggttagtggagctggtgttaggtgtccatgttttataggttgggttggaacttcggggacgaagttctttttaagggggaagattgtaacactacggattttgttaagttgtatactcgaccgagtagagcctactcggccgagtagtgttaattgtggagtctgttttggttctgccgagtaatactcggccgagtatggagaatactcgaccgagtagatgatactcggccgagtatagctttactcgaccgagtatccggtctggcgaatgttattttatcggtttgattagggaatgttagggttattttatattcgacgtcagtttctaaaaacatcacttccaaccctaatcattctacgatctctccctaatcactccctaatcatcctctaatctcgttgtgtgtgcaaatcgtcgtgatccttgcgtgtagtctcttattctactgttggtaagtttcattcccttgtcatttgtattcttttggggttactgtatatatggaattggggaaaatgggattgtgcaatgtgtaattgtattatgtgattattgttgtaggtgacgatgtgatatttgttatgcatttgtatggttgattgcagcatagcggattgcgaaaaggtagggtttctcctactcagtactgttaattgattgagattgcatatgttcataattgttgttatctgctgatcatcggaggatgggtgttgtggagacTGTGATGGTATGGTTGTGTTGTGGCGGTTGTGGTGTTGCgatagctgtgatgctgtgtgtgtgtgattgtggtggagtcacttgcgggagtggcttcacaccctagttcgccctccgtggaacccgtcacgggaggggatgtgcacattaagggacagggattgttagtcgctcgttgatgagctggactaggtggggatgggctgcggtcacccactggcggcgaggattacctgttgcgatgggtaatctggcagggctacacacttcggtgtgtagtcggttactgtgcgtgagatcgatgatcagctggtggttgtattgtttgttgtcttatattgattgagtagtactgacccgtgttgttgttttgtaaaacctgcggtgatccattcggggatggtgagcagattgtgacaggtgatacaatTATTGAgattggggcagtcatgggagagtcaccacgctggattagatgacaccatcacgagccttagttattgttttggtagttgttgccatttggataattcgtttattagattttggagactatgtaacttttataattaccgtacattaataaatgtgtttggactgttgcttttgatatttactaacctcgggcaaccgagatggtaacaacctttcatgctggggtagtcctggtaaggtaccttggtatgagggggtgttacatttttaatGTAGACTTTTATGACTACTCTCCTCAATGCATAAATATGAAAGTTACTGAAATAGCCACAAGTTCTACCTACTGTGTATCAATGGTTTATGCCTTCAATGATTTAAATGGAAGGAAAAGTCTTTGGGATCAACTAGCTCAATTTGCTGCCACTGTCCATGAACCTTGGTTGGTCTGTGGAGATTTCAATTGTGTCTTGTCTTATGCAGAGAGACTAGGGGGTACTACTTGTGACCAGGAGATTGATGATTTTCAGAATTGTGTGAACTTTTGTGGCCTGACTGATGCCCCACCAATGGGTTCCTTTTTTACTTGGAATAATAAGCAAGAAATAGAGTCTAGGAGATATAGCAGACTGGATAGGGCTCTAATTAATGCTGAATGGAGTCAGAGTATGCCTGATGTTTATGCTCACTTCCTCCCTGAAGGTATTTTTGACCATACCCCTTGTCTCATTAAAAGTAAGAGTCAGGGTATGAGGTCTAGGAAGCCAttcaagtattttaatatgtggggtaaAGCACCACAGTATCCCACTCATCTTGCTGAATGGTGGGAGTATCAAACTCAGGGTACCAAAATGTATAAACTGGTTAGTAAACTTAAAAATCTCAAGCATCACTTCAGGAGATATAATAGAGAGTTTTTTTCTGATATTGAGAATAGTGCTGGGATTGCCTTGAAGAATCTGGAATATATCCAAATGCAAATTGCAAGCAATCCTGGGGATTTCTTCTGGATGGAGAAAGAGCAAGCTGCTAGTTTGGAATATAAAGAGCTTTTGGATGCTTCTAATCTTTTTTTTGAGTCAAAAGGCTAAGACAGCTTGGATTAAGGATGGGGACTGTAATTCTAAGTATTTCCATGGGGTGATTAAAAGTAAATTTTTGAGAAATCAAGTCCTGTACATCAAAAACATGAAGGGTGATGAGTGTGATGACCCACAGAGCATACAGGATGCTTTCCTGAATTATTATAAGCACCTGTTGGGGACTGAGGTGGAAACTGCTCCTGTCAACCCACTCATTATAAGAAGGGGTAAAGTATGCACAGAGAATCATAGAGATATCTTATTGAAGCCTGTTACTAAGCTGGAAATCAAAGAAGCTATTTTCTCTATCCCAAAGCATAAGGCACCTGGCCCTGATGGGTTTTCCAGTGCATTTTACAAAGATTCCTGGAGCATAATAGGAGATGAAGTGTGTGAAGCTGTCTTGGATATTTTTAGATCTGGCAAAATTCTCAAGCAATTGAATACTACTATTCTAACCCTTATACCTAAGTGCACTATGCCTACTCATGTCACCTAATTTAGGCCAATTGCATGTTGCAATGTCCTTTATAAGTGCATATCCAAGATTTTGTGTACTAGGCTTACTGGAGTTTTGCCTGAGCTTGTGAGTATGAATCAGGGAGGGTTTATTAAAGGCGGAAGCATCATTGAGAATATTCTGGTGTGTCAAGATCTTATTAGACTTTACAATAGACAAGCTTGCACTCCCAGATGCATGTTTAAAATGGATCTGATGAAAGCATATGACTCGGTCAGTTGGCAGTTTGTTAAGGAGATCCTGGATGCCTTTCTTTTCCCCCCACAGTTCAGTAATTTGTTTATGGAATGTATTAGCAGTGCCACCTTCTCTATTGCAGTGAATGGTGAAATTTTTGGGTTCTTTCCTGGTAAGAGAGGATTGAGGCAAGGTGATCCAATCTCTCCTCTCTTATTTACTCTCTGTATGGAATATTTAAGCAGGATTTTGAGAGTTGCTACTGAGAAGATGAAGTTCAGCTACCATCCTTTATGCAAACAACTTAAGCTCACTCATCTCATGTTTGTAGATGACCTGTTGCTCTTTTGTAAAGGGGGTGCTGCTTCTATCATGGTGCTGCTAAGAGTTTATTCTTCTTTTTTTGCTGCTTCTGGCTTAAAGATGAATGCTCAGAAATCTAATGCCTACTTCAATGGGGTAGGCAATCAGCTTAAGGATGAAATTCTGAGTGTATCAGGTTTTAAGGAAGGCACTCTTCCCTTCAAATACTTAGGAGTGCCTATCACAGCAGGAAGATTGAAGAAGAGGGATTGTACTGTTCTTATTGACAAAATTGTTGATAGGATAAGAAGTTTAGGAGCTAAGAAGCTCTCTTATGCAGGCAGGTTGGTTTTAGTCAATTCTGTCCTTTCCACCTTATATAATTATTGGGCAGCCATGTTCATCTTACCAAAGGGGGTGTTGGATAGAGTTGATGCAATCTGCAGGAATTTCCTATGGGAAGGGAGTACTGAGTACACCAAAGCTCCTAGAGTTGCTTGGACAAATGTTTGTATGCCAAAAAAGGAAGGAGGGTTAGGCCTTAAGCAAAGTGTGAATTGGAATACTTCCTTGGTAGGGAAGTTAGTGTGGTGGATTTTTGTTAAGCAAGATTCACTTTGGGTTCAATGGGTGCATCATGTTTATTTAAAAGGGCAGACTTGGCTATCTTATACTCCTCCTTCTGATACCAGTTGGTATTGGAAGAAAATATGCAAGGTAAAAGATCTGCTGCAAGACTGTTTTGAGGATACTATTTGGAAAATAAAGCCTGAGGGATACAGTGTGAAGAGTTGTTACAATTGGTTAAGAAATAAGCATGAGGACGTCTGGTGGTGCAAGGCTATATGGAGTAATATGGGTGCTCCTAAACATTCTTTTATTGCTTGGCTTATCACTAACAATGCGTTAATGCTCAAGAGTAGACTGTTTCAGCTACACATTGCAGCTGATAATCTCTGCTGTATTTGTTAGCTACAGGAAGAAAACCATACACATTTATTTCACAAATGTGTGTATAGCTCTCAGATTTTGCAAGGGGTTGGACAGTGGCTTTGCTCTGATCTAACTCAGTCAGATGTGTTGTTAAAAATTGCAAGAAGTAGATGGGGCAGACACAGGAAAAGTATCGGTTGGTTGCTGAGGAATCAGGCCAGACTCAATCAGTGCATTGTGGTGCCTGCTGTGGTAATTGCCCAGGTTCAACAGGCTATTAGAAGTCATTATTGTCTATATAAATCTTGTAAAATGTCGAGTAAGGATAGAGCTTGGTTGATTAGAGTGCATTTAGAGTCTAATTAGCACTAGTTTTTCACCTTGCTACCGTCCTAAAATCATCTTGTAATGCTTGTTCTATTAATGAAAGCTTaccttttagcaaaaaaaaaaaaaaaaaaaaaaaaaaaaaaaaaaaaaaaaaaaaaaacaatcttgCTCTAAGAAGCCACGTCCTACAATTAATTGAGTAATACTTATCACAAACATGTCCTACAACAATATAATACTCATAAACCCTTAATTAAACCATCTAATTACCCAATACTATAATTAAATCCCATAAGACAAAACCCCCCAAAATCTAGGGTTACTACTAATAATTAAAAGGAGGAAAAAGAGTAAATAACGAGTTACATaagtaaagaaatgagaaagagtGAAGATTGAGTGCAAATCTCCTAAGATAAGAGGAAATCTCCAAAGGATAAGGTTTGAGAGGGTTTAAGGGTTTAGAGTGGAGATAGAGTAGagagtgtttagggtttgttaGAATGAAGAAGAAACTGAAATAAGGTATATATAGTGAGGCCCAATAACACTGAGCCCAACACACACCTAAACAGAACATGGGTTAAAACCCAGAAAACACTTGGccactctactcggtcgagtgagtgcCACTCGGTTGAGTACTCTATTGTACTCGCCCGATTGCAGAGCTAGAAAATCAGGGGTATTACAGGAACACGTGGGAGCATGGTGAGAGAGATTAGAATTATGTTGGCCTAATGAGAGTGATGATGATGGTAAGAACCTTTAGGGACCTTACGCGAAAGTAGAGGAAGTGAATGAGAGTCGGTAGTAAGACTGGAGGAGTAGTGGTGAAAGGAGAGATtcaggcgaacttcggggacgaagttcattttaagggggggaatATTTTAATAACCATTTCTTTTGAGACTTTTAAaggaaccttgggatgcgtgagaggGCCCTTAGGCTTGACGAGAGGCTACTCGTGCGTGAGGAATGGATGTGCAGTGGACCaagtataacctatactagatCGAGTGAGAGTGCACTGGACAAAGTaagtgatactcggccgagtataagtaGTACCCGACCGAGTGagtgtcactcggccgagtgaactcaccactcgattgagtacaatGCGTCAGTAGGCGATATAACCTATGCTCGAGATCTTTTTCACCTAACCCTAAATCATTTCTTTCCTTCTGTCTAAGCCACCAAATGCTCTTCCCTCTCTCTAAAACTCCCCTAAACCTTCCACCATGAATTCTAAGCTTGGATTTGAAGATGTTCCACCTTTGTCCTTCTTCCTTTCACCTTATAAGTCAAGATCTACCTTTTTCTCTTTCTATGAACCTTAACTTTAGAGGTTTTTAAGGGATTTATTATTTGGTAATTATTGTTAGTAATATGcgtaattaatgggtaataataagggattTTGTATCATAAAAGATGATAGAATATGTTGTGATAGTTAATATGCGATTggtgtaggatgagacggttttatgaggcGGATTTTGCTTTTATTCGAGTTGCTTGTGGAGTATGATAAGAGGGAGGGTGTCAttattgtgttgttgttgttgcattataacatgattatTGTGGGTAATTGTTGTTAGTCTCATAGTAGTGTGGAGATTTCATGTTGCCATGTTCATGGGTTGTTAATGTTGGTTTTGTGATATCATTAGAGTTGCATTATAACACGTTAATTGGGGATTTCATCTTGAGGTAgtgttgtggttgttggtgtACATGAGTACTTGGCATAATTGGCATTTATTACATGAGAAAGTGGCACATATGGTAAGAGTCATTCATGTGAAAGCATTATACATGGCATATTGTCTACATGTGATTATGGTGGATGTTGGAGGTTGTTGGTAGGATGGTGGTGTTGAACTGGTGATATATGGTTGTTTAGGAGACGTAAGACAGGTGGAAGACCGTCTTATACTTGGGTCAACTATTGAAGCTTCCCACTCCCAGAGGAACGTGCATGTTAATGACTTGAGTATAAAGGGGCTCGTGTGGTGTTATGGCGTCTGGCAGGGGTCCAGTTAACCCCCGAGCtcggtaccacggacgtgttccgagtacctgtTTTATGGGTTGCGGTCCGGCTGTTTGGTGGGCGGTGTTGTGGTGCCTTCACCGGATTGTCGGTACCGTGGACGTGTTCCTGGTACCGGTGAGGTGGTGGTGGAGTTGTGGTGGATGGAGAGTGGTGTCTTGTTTACTTCATTGATGTGTTGCATCTTCATATATATGTGTCACGTCTTGAGTATTTGTATTATTGAAATTGACGTGTGTTGGTTGTGTATAACCATCGCCTGCTTTAATTTGGGTggcctgtgatgaaccatatgatatttccggtcATATGGGGCAGTTTGAGTACAGGTTTGATTGGTATTGAGCGGGACGCGGGCCGAGCACGGACTTTGGAGTCGAGTCTCACGAGATAGTAGATGTAGATTTCCTTAGCATGGTTGTAGTAGTCTggacttgtatttatttattcattGTGTAAtccactaaacttgttatttatataaAGAGTTACTAAATTGTAGTTCTGATTCACTgtctcgggaaatcgagatggtgacatctcccgattaccttggccgggtaagaagggggtgttacattattaGTATTACCAATAATAACCCTTTTTAAATTAATATCTAcctttataataaatattttgaAACTATTGTGATTTAACCCGGGCTCCTGGGTAATGCCC from Silene latifolia isolate original U9 population chromosome 5, ASM4854445v1, whole genome shotgun sequence encodes the following:
- the LOC141655301 gene encoding uncharacterized protein LOC141655301, which codes for MKVTEIATSSTYCVSMVYAFNDLNGRKSLWDQLAQFAATVHEPWLVCGDFNCVLSYAERLGGTTCDQEIDDFQNCVNFCGLTDAPPMGSFFTWNNKQEIESRRYSRLDRALINAEWSQSMPDVYAHFLPEGIFDHTPCLIKSKSQGMRSRKPFKYFNMWGKAPQYPTHLAEWWEYQTQGTKMYKLVSKLKNLKHHFRRYNREFFSDIENSAGIALKNLEYIQMQIASNPGDFFWMEKEQAASLEYKELLDASNLFFESKG